Within Thermococcus celer Vu 13 = JCM 8558, the genomic segment GAGAAGATCGATAGACTTGAGAGCCTGACTGAAAAAGAAAAGATAAGAGTCAAAAAATCCCTCAAAGAGAGCGCAGAGAATTTCAGAGAGCTCGTCCCTAAAATCGAGAAGGACAACAGGGAACTGGCTGAGTTCTTCCTCAAAAAGGCCAAGGAGCTCAAATCCACGAGCACGGACAGAAACATCGAGAAGGAAGGCAAGAAGAATTACATGAAGGCCGTGAACAAGATTCTCCTGTACTCCAGGTCGGCGAAGTACGACTTTATCCCGGGAATGCTCGCCGAGCTGAAGAGGGCGTACCGGAAGTACATCTTCGGAATGACGTCGTTCTTCGTCCTGACGGGGGTGTATCTCAATCAGTTCTTCGCGATAACCGCGCTCATACTGGCCATCCCCATAATCCTCTCGATGCTGTCCCTTCAGAGGCGGGGTTACACGGGGCTCCTGCTCGCATACGCCTCCGCCCCGATACCCATCGTCGTGGGCTTCAACGCGGTGGTTTACTCTTTAAGGGCCCTTCGTGACCCCAATCAGCTGAGCGTCATAGCGGGGCACCTCGGAAAGAGCCTCTCCTTTGCTCAGGGGTACCTGTTGTTCATACTGCTCCTCGCGGCGGTGGAGATTTACCTGTTATCCGCGGGCCTCTTTGAATTGTACAAGCACAGGCACGCGTTCCTCTGAGGTAAAGGAAAGCCCTCAGTAGAGGGCCTCGTTTCCCCTTTCTCCGGTTCTTATCCTGATGGCGTCTTCTACAGGGGTTACGAATATCTTGCCGTCGCCCGGGGTGCCGCTCCTCGCGTTTTTGAGGATGACATCAACGACCTTTTCCACGTCCTTATCTTTGACAACGATCTCGAGCTTCATCTTCGGCAGGAGGTCGTAGGGTGGGACCCCACCCTGAACTCCCCTCCCCTGAACGGGGTACGCCGTCAGGGGCACTATGCCAACCTGCCTGAGGGCGCTCTTAACCCGGTCAAAATCGTTTCCCCGGATAATGGCCTCGACCTTCTTCATGGTTACCACGTAGATAATTGGTAAAACTCCAGAAAAGGCTTTCGAAAATAAAAGTCAAACACATAAGAAGTTAAGGAAAATCAGGAGACCTGGGCAAGGAACTTCCTCAACCTCTTGGGGGAGATACGCGTTCTCCTGGCCAGTTCCTCGATGTCGGCACTTTTGAGGTCGTCCACCGTTAGAACACCCGCGCGCTGGAGCTTCTTCAGGGTTTTCGGCCCGATGCCCTTTATGCCGAGCAGGTCGCTTTTCGTCCCCCCGATTTTTTGGCCTTTTCTCTTGACTCCCCCGTGTTTCGTTGAGGGCTTCTCCCTTCCCTTAGATGCGGGCGATTTTTTCTTCCCATCCGGGGCCCTTTTAGCCACGGACTTCACAATCTCCGTGGCGTAGGCCCGCTCCGCGACCTCTTTCTGTCCTTCAGCCTTCCCCTCCTCGGGCGGAACCTCGGGGGGCTCTACGTAATCGGGAACCTCGGGCGGATTCTCGCTCACGTAGTTCGCCACGATAACCGGCCGGAAGGCGTTGTCCCTCTCCTCGAGCTCCTTTAGGAGGTGAACGTCGAACTCCCCGGTCTTAACGTACTTCACCAGCTCGTTCGCCAGCCTATGGAAGTCCCTGCTGTGGATGAGAACGCGCCTCTTGCCGTACTCCCTGGCCTGGCCAGTCGTTATTAGGAACTGCCAGTCGCTCGCCTCAAGGATGAGGAGCTCCCTCGCGAGCTGTTCGAGGGCCCTGTCGGTGGTTCTGTCCCTTCCGTAGTACTCACTCGCCAGCGCCACCATCCTGTCCTCTGCTTTATAAACTTCCTTCCAAGTCCACTCCGTCTCCTCGTTCCACCAGGTCGAGTGGTCGGAGTTGGCGCCCCACGAGCCCTCGGGGAGCTCTATCTCCTCTTTCTCGCCCGTGTAGCCGTCAAGGTACGCTGAGATCGTCGTGCTGATGATTCCCCGCGAGGCCATCAGTTCAAGGACCCTGCCGAGCCACTTGACCCCCTCGAACCACCAGTGACCGAAGAGCTCCGTGTCGTAGGGCGAAACGACTATCCCCTTCTCGCCGAACCTCTCCTCGTGATCAGCGAGGAGTCTCTCAACGAGGGAGACGAAGTGCCGTGCGTGCTCCTCGACCCGCTCCATCGCTTTATCAGGGTCGTAGAACTCCTTCTCCCCGAGCGGAACGTCCTTTCCGGTTATGCGCCAGTACTGACCGCCGCTCTCCGGGGCCTTCCTGTGGAACTCGCGGTAGTAGAAGTCGCCGGGGTAGCCGTAGTGAGCGCTCCAGACCTGGTGGCCCGTCTCCCTGTTCCTTCCGAAGACGGCCACCCTCGAGCCCTTGATCCAGTAGGGCCTCAGCGTGCTTTTCTCCCCCTCGTAGAGGGAAACCTCGCCGTATCCTTTGCTTACCGGCCCCTCGTCGATGAGCCTGCTCTCGACGAAGAAGTACTCGATGCCGAACTCCTCGAGGAACTTCTCTACCCCCGCCCGTTTAACCTTTCTGCCATCGGGAAGCTCCCATTCGCCGGCGGGCCTGTAGGCGCACTCCGGTAACCATATCCCGCGAGGCCTTCTCCCGAAGTGCTTCTCGTAGGTGGCCACCCCGTTGGCGAGCTGGGCCCTTATCGCCTCGTCCCTTCCGAGGAGCGGGAGGTAGCCGTGGGTCGCCGCGGAGGTTATTATCTCGATGTAGCCGGCATCCTGGAACTCGCGGAACTTGCCGATGATGTCGCCGTTTATGGCCTTCCAGTAGTCGTAAACCTTCCTGAAGTGGTCGAGTGAGGCTTTGACGGCCTCCTCGTCGTACTTACCCGATTTCAGATCCCCTTCCGTGGCCCTGATCTTCCTCAGGATGTATCGCTCAAACTCCGATTTGACGTACTCATCGGCGAGTTGCTCCGCCAGGACGGGCGTTACGTTTATCACGAGCTGGAACCTGACACCCGAGGAGCGGAGGCGCTCGAACTCCATCAGGAGGGGTAGATACGTCTCGGCCATTGCCTCGTAGAGCCATTCCTCGCCGAAGGGCCACCTGCCGTGCTTCCGGACGTAGGGGAGGTGGGTGTGAAGAACGAACGTGAAGTAGCCTTTCATTGGTATCACCTGGGGCGTTATCGAGCCCGGAGTATTTAACCTTATTCGGAACAGGGTTGGCCCCGTGTCCTTTTATGTCCATTGGCCTGCAGGTTCAGCCGGTATTTTCCCGGCGAGATCGGTTCACCCCATCATCCCCACCGAAGGGATAACCGGCTCACGAAACGACCGCAACATGGTTTAAAAGGTCTCGAAGCCACATCCCCAGGGGATGAGAAATGAAAGAGGAGATGAGTAGCGTCGACATACGCTACATCGTGAGGGAACTCCAGTGGCTAATCGGCTCTCGCGTTGACAAGGTTTACCACGACGGCGACGAGATAAGGATAAAGCTCCGCACGAAGGAGGGGCGGGCGGACCTGATTCTCCAGGCCGGAAAGAGGTTTCACCTGACGACCTACGTGAAGGAGGCCCCGAAGAGGCCGTCGAGCTTCACGATGCTCCTCAGAAAGCACATGAGCGGCGGCTTCGTCGACGCCATAGAGCAGCACGGCTTCGACAGGATAGTCAAGGTTCGCGTTGGGGACTACACCCTCATCGGCGAGCTCTTCAGGAGGGGGAACGTGATACTCGTTGATTCGGAAAACAGAATAATCGCCGCCCTCCGCTACGAGGAGTACAGGGACAGGGCTATAAAGCCGAAGGCGGCTTATAAGTTCCCGCCCGCAAGGGAGAACCCGCTCGAGGTAACGCGCGAGAGGTTCATCAAGCTCATGCGGGAGGAAGAGGACCTGGAGCTCGTGCGCGCCCTGGCGAGGAAGCTCAACATGGGGGGCATGTACGCGGAGGAGATATCCATAAGGGCCGGTTTCGAGAAAACTACCCCGGTCAGGGAGCTGAGCGACGATGACCTGTTGAGGGTCTACGACGCGATGATGGGGACGTTCAACGACGAGGCGAGGCCGAACATCGTCTTCAAAGACGGGAACATGCACGACGTCGTTCCGATAGAGCTTAGGATCTACGACGGCCTCGAGAGACGCTACTTCAAAACCTTCAGCGAGGCCCTGGACGAGTACTTCGGGAGGATAACCCTCGAGAAGGCGAGGATCGAGCAGACGAAGAAGCTCGAGGCGAGGAAGAGGGCCCTTTTAATGACCCTCAGGAAGCAGGAGGAGATGCTCAGGGGCTTCGAGGAGGGGGCAAGGGCGAACCAGGAGATAGGCGACCTCATCTACGCGAACTACGCCTTTATCGAGCGGCTTCTCGAGGAGTTCAGGAAGGCAACCGAGAGGCTCGGCTGGGACGGGTTCAAGAGGAGGATGGAGGAGGGCAGAAAAGCA encodes:
- a CDS encoding P-II family nitrogen regulator → MKKVEAIIRGNDFDRVKSALRQVGIVPLTAYPVQGRGVQGGVPPYDLLPKMKLEIVVKDKDVEKVVDVILKNARSGTPGDGKIFVTPVEDAIRIRTGERGNEALY
- a CDS encoding alpha-glucosidase — protein: MKSKNVLLETADVLESILEKIDRLESLTEKEKIRVKKSLKESAENFRELVPKIEKDNRELAEFFLKKAKELKSTSTDRNIEKEGKKNYMKAVNKILLYSRSAKYDFIPGMLAELKRAYRKYIFGMTSFFVLTGVYLNQFFAITALILAIPIILSMLSLQRRGYTGLLLAYASAPIPIVVGFNAVVYSLRALRDPNQLSVIAGHLGKSLSFAQGYLLFILLLAAVEIYLLSAGLFELYKHRHAFL
- the rqcH gene encoding ribosome rescue protein RqcH — its product is MKEEMSSVDIRYIVRELQWLIGSRVDKVYHDGDEIRIKLRTKEGRADLILQAGKRFHLTTYVKEAPKRPSSFTMLLRKHMSGGFVDAIEQHGFDRIVKVRVGDYTLIGELFRRGNVILVDSENRIIAALRYEEYRDRAIKPKAAYKFPPARENPLEVTRERFIKLMREEEDLELVRALARKLNMGGMYAEEISIRAGFEKTTPVRELSDDDLLRVYDAMMGTFNDEARPNIVFKDGNMHDVVPIELRIYDGLERRYFKTFSEALDEYFGRITLEKARIEQTKKLEARKRALLMTLRKQEEMLRGFEEGARANQEIGDLIYANYAFIERLLEEFRKATERLGWDGFKRRMEEGRKAGNKVALMVKGMDPAEKAVTLELEGKRVKLYLERSVGENAALYYEKAKKFRHKHEGALKAYEDTKRKLEEVERLIEDETGKELNVRRIERKKRKWFEKFRWFVSSEGFLVLAGKDAGTNEILVKKHMADGDLYCHADVYGAPHVVIKDGQKAGEKTILEACQFAVSMSRAWSRGVYSGDAYWARPEQVTKQTPSGEYLGKGAFMVYGKRNWLHGLPLKLAVGVVNYEGEDFVVCAPVEAMKAHTNRYVVIRPGSLRKSELVKRIKRILEGWGYKVREEDLMAVLPPGNGDIAEVVG
- a CDS encoding 1,4-alpha-glucan branching protein; its protein translation is MKGYFTFVLHTHLPYVRKHGRWPFGEEWLYEAMAETYLPLLMEFERLRSSGVRFQLVINVTPVLAEQLADEYVKSEFERYILRKIRATEGDLKSGKYDEEAVKASLDHFRKVYDYWKAINGDIIGKFREFQDAGYIEIITSAATHGYLPLLGRDEAIRAQLANGVATYEKHFGRRPRGIWLPECAYRPAGEWELPDGRKVKRAGVEKFLEEFGIEYFFVESRLIDEGPVSKGYGEVSLYEGEKSTLRPYWIKGSRVAVFGRNRETGHQVWSAHYGYPGDFYYREFHRKAPESGGQYWRITGKDVPLGEKEFYDPDKAMERVEEHARHFVSLVERLLADHEERFGEKGIVVSPYDTELFGHWWFEGVKWLGRVLELMASRGIISTTISAYLDGYTGEKEEIELPEGSWGANSDHSTWWNEETEWTWKEVYKAEDRMVALASEYYGRDRTTDRALEQLARELLILEASDWQFLITTGQAREYGKRRVLIHSRDFHRLANELVKYVKTGEFDVHLLKELEERDNAFRPVIVANYVSENPPEVPDYVEPPEVPPEEGKAEGQKEVAERAYATEIVKSVAKRAPDGKKKSPASKGREKPSTKHGGVKRKGQKIGGTKSDLLGIKGIGPKTLKKLQRAGVLTVDDLKSADIEELARRTRISPKRLRKFLAQVS